In a genomic window of Spirosoma agri:
- a CDS encoding glutamine--tRNA ligase/YqeY domain fusion protein, translated as MAETSNDSLENSTTDRSNAGNSLNFIEQFVEEDIEAGKNGGRIHTRFPPEPNGYLHIGHAKSICLNFGLADKYGGQTNLRFDDTNPVTEDTEYVDSIKNDVHWLGFDWENEFYASDYFDQIYAFAETLIQEGLAYVDDSTAEEIAAQKGTPTEPGRMSQYRDRSVDENLDLFQRMKAGEYPDGAKVLRAKVDMASPNMQLRDPIIYRIKHAHHHRTGDTWCIYPMYDFAHGQSDAIEHITHSLCTLEFEVHRPLYDWFINKLDLFPSRQIEFARLNLTYTVMSKRKLKQLVEERHVNSWDDPRMPTIAGLRRRGYTPASIREFADRIGIAKRDNLIDVGLLEFCIREELNKTTHRVMAVLDEKPLKLVITNYEVGREEIMHIENNPEDPAAGERNVPFSREVYIERDDFLENPPKKFFRLFPGGMVRLKGAYIIKCDEVVKDNAGEIIELRCSYIPESRSGSDTSGINVKGTIHWVSVPHAVEAEVRLYDRLFSVENPAADEREFRDLLNPNSLEVVRAFVEPALVDAARSGAQTNFQFMRKGYFILDQDSTTDRPVFNRTVTLKDSWAKEVKRS; from the coding sequence ATGGCGGAAACATCGAACGACTCACTGGAGAATAGCACTACAGACCGCAGCAATGCCGGAAATTCTCTGAACTTTATAGAACAATTTGTAGAAGAAGACATTGAAGCGGGCAAAAACGGCGGTCGCATTCACACGCGCTTTCCGCCCGAACCAAATGGCTACCTGCACATTGGCCACGCTAAATCGATTTGCCTCAACTTCGGTCTGGCCGATAAATACGGTGGTCAGACCAACCTCCGTTTCGACGACACAAACCCCGTTACGGAAGACACCGAATACGTTGATTCGATCAAGAACGATGTGCATTGGCTGGGTTTCGACTGGGAAAACGAGTTTTATGCGTCCGACTACTTCGACCAGATCTATGCCTTCGCCGAAACGCTGATTCAGGAAGGACTGGCTTACGTAGACGATTCGACCGCTGAAGAAATTGCGGCTCAGAAAGGTACGCCTACCGAACCGGGTCGCATGAGCCAATACCGGGACCGGAGCGTAGACGAAAACCTCGATCTGTTCCAGCGCATGAAAGCCGGTGAGTACCCCGACGGCGCGAAAGTATTACGGGCAAAGGTCGATATGGCGTCGCCGAACATGCAGCTTCGCGACCCGATCATTTACCGGATCAAACACGCCCATCACCACCGGACGGGCGATACCTGGTGCATCTATCCGATGTATGATTTCGCGCATGGTCAGTCGGACGCGATCGAGCACATCACCCATTCGCTCTGTACGCTGGAATTCGAGGTTCACCGGCCTCTGTACGACTGGTTCATCAATAAATTGGACCTGTTCCCCTCCCGCCAGATCGAGTTTGCGCGGCTCAACCTGACGTATACGGTGATGAGCAAGCGGAAACTTAAACAACTGGTCGAAGAAAGGCACGTCAATAGTTGGGATGATCCCCGGATGCCTACCATTGCGGGGCTTCGTCGGCGTGGCTATACCCCCGCCAGTATCCGCGAATTTGCCGACCGCATTGGCATTGCCAAACGCGATAACCTGATCGATGTGGGGCTGCTGGAGTTCTGTATCCGCGAGGAGCTCAACAAAACGACGCACCGCGTGATGGCCGTGCTCGACGAAAAGCCGCTGAAACTCGTTATTACCAACTATGAGGTTGGCCGGGAAGAGATCATGCACATCGAAAACAACCCCGAAGACCCCGCAGCGGGCGAACGCAACGTTCCCTTCAGCCGTGAGGTCTATATCGAGCGGGACGACTTTCTGGAGAACCCACCGAAGAAATTCTTCCGGCTGTTTCCGGGTGGCATGGTTCGGTTGAAAGGAGCTTATATCATCAAGTGCGATGAGGTTGTCAAAGACAATGCGGGCGAAATCATTGAACTGCGCTGTTCCTACATTCCCGAAAGCCGGAGTGGTTCGGATACATCCGGTATTAACGTAAAGGGAACCATCCATTGGGTGTCGGTTCCCCACGCCGTCGAGGCTGAAGTGCGCCTGTATGACCGCCTGTTTTCGGTTGAAAATCCAGCGGCCGATGAACGCGAGTTCCGCGACTTACTGAATCCAAACTCGTTGGAAGTCGTGCGGGCCTTTGTTGAACCGGCCTTGGTGGATGCAGCCCGTTCCGGCGCACAGACCAATTTCCAATTTATGCGGAAAGGGTACTTCATTCTCGATCAGGACTCTACTACCGACCGACCCGTTTTCAACCGGACCGTCACGCTGAAAGACAGTTGGGCGAAAGAAGTAAAACGGAGTTGA
- a CDS encoding DUF6883 domain-containing protein: protein MLPFAERAQADDSKFLGYCLNTNHPYGKHEARVFPSALGITSVNWRVLRDAVLAAVLLNSASHEGINSYGEIYVVDFPMVHQDKSATVRTSWIIHDEENFPRLTSCYIV, encoded by the coding sequence ATGTTACCGTTCGCGGAACGTGCTCAGGCAGATGACTCAAAATTTTTGGGTTACTGCCTGAATACAAACCATCCATACGGTAAGCACGAAGCTCGTGTCTTTCCATCCGCCCTGGGTATCACGAGTGTGAACTGGCGGGTTTTACGAGACGCTGTTTTAGCGGCAGTATTGCTAAATTCGGCCAGTCATGAAGGTATAAACAGTTACGGCGAGATCTACGTAGTTGACTTCCCAATGGTACATCAGGATAAATCTGCCACAGTACGTACCAGTTGGATTATTCACGATGAAGAAAACTTTCCACGATTGACAAGTTGTTACATAGTATAA
- a CDS encoding DUF4926 domain-containing protein, whose product MDELHLHDLVALTTPLSAYKLRRGEIGVVIDLGPNGEYLLEFVGKDGAPYATPTVSSNQLMKVYLHADMVE is encoded by the coding sequence ATGGACGAACTTCATCTGCATGATCTGGTGGCATTAACTACACCACTGTCTGCCTACAAGTTGCGCCGGGGCGAGATCGGCGTGGTTATTGATCTTGGCCCGAATGGGGAGTATCTACTTGAATTTGTCGGTAAGGATGGCGCTCCATATGCTACGCCCACCGTTTCATCTAATCAGTTAATGAAGGTCTACCTGCATGCTGACATGGTAGAGTAA
- a CDS encoding YybH family protein translates to MNFVLIRSLLAGLMLLSFNGFAQPIAKKNAAASEGTVIRALRMQSNRAIQSRDLAAFGQTMLPDIEVTRGSGPHVSGRDSVLASVAVQFRDPNFLGYERTPDSIQVSTAGPLAAEHGRWTGRFQRPDGIQIITGVYLAMWRKTDAGWKIRSELFVSLTCTGSAACGK, encoded by the coding sequence ATGAATTTCGTTCTCATCCGTTCGTTGCTGGCTGGCCTGATGCTGTTGTCTTTCAATGGGTTCGCTCAACCGATCGCTAAGAAGAATGCGGCTGCATCGGAAGGGACTGTGATTCGTGCCTTGCGCATGCAATCAAATCGTGCCATCCAGAGTCGTGATTTGGCGGCTTTCGGGCAGACGATGTTGCCCGATATCGAAGTGACGCGGGGCAGTGGGCCACACGTGTCAGGACGCGATTCGGTGCTGGCCTCAGTAGCCGTACAATTCCGCGATCCAAATTTTCTCGGTTACGAACGCACTCCCGATAGTATACAGGTGAGCACTGCTGGCCCTTTAGCTGCTGAACACGGTCGCTGGACGGGTCGTTTTCAGCGACCCGATGGCATTCAGATAATAACGGGTGTTTATCTGGCTATGTGGCGAAAAACGGACGCAGGCTGGAAGATCCGTTCCGAACTGTTTGTCAGCCTGACCTGTACGGGTAGTGCCGCCTGTGGCAAGTAG
- a CDS encoding M14 family metallopeptidase → MAQSNASMLTPFEHNSNQTATYAQIISWYQQLDRQYEQAKLVEIGKTDIGKPLHLFLVSADKQFTSRPDRVTLLINNGIHPGEPEGIDACMMLARDLLRANKLPKNVLLAIVPVYNVDGCLNRGVSRVNQNGPESYGFRGNARNLNLNRDYIKAEAENTRSFQSMYQSLKPQVFIDNHTSDGADYQHVLTYFSTQKDKLHPAVSGYMVQTFMPELDKRLTAQGFPPAPYVNNFSDTPESGLLGFNDSPRYSTGYAALFNCLGFTLETHMWKAYPDRVKASYVFDEAVLRLCEQDAQTILANKQQADKAVREQTTFPLSYKLDRTKTDSITFLGYAAAYKPSEVSGLKRLYYDRAKPFTKRIPYLNTFVVDAQVDKPGAYVIPQAWAEVIAHLKRNGVQLQGLTNDTTMAVSAYYVTDFKSAQRPFEGHYVHTGVKVRTEPQSIQFYKGDYLVKTNQAANRFIVETLEPQGVDSFFAWNFFDSILDQKEYFSDYIFEDTAADIVKKNPALRKQLDEKRAADKAFAENADAQLDFIYRQTPYYEKTHNRYPVYRVN, encoded by the coding sequence ATGGCCCAGTCCAACGCATCGATGCTAACGCCTTTTGAGCACAATTCGAATCAGACAGCTACGTATGCCCAGATTATCAGCTGGTATCAGCAACTGGACCGGCAGTACGAGCAGGCCAAGCTTGTCGAGATAGGGAAAACGGATATCGGGAAGCCGCTGCACCTCTTTCTGGTATCGGCAGATAAACAGTTTACGTCCCGTCCTGACCGCGTAACGCTGCTGATCAACAACGGTATTCATCCCGGTGAGCCGGAGGGTATCGATGCCTGCATGATGCTGGCGCGGGACTTGCTCAGAGCCAACAAACTTCCTAAAAACGTTTTGCTGGCCATTGTGCCCGTCTATAACGTAGATGGTTGCCTGAACCGGGGCGTATCGCGCGTGAATCAAAACGGACCGGAATCATACGGCTTTCGCGGTAACGCCCGAAACCTGAATCTGAACCGCGATTACATCAAGGCTGAAGCCGAGAATACGCGCTCGTTTCAGTCGATGTATCAATCGTTGAAACCGCAGGTGTTTATCGATAACCACACCAGCGACGGGGCCGATTACCAGCACGTTCTGACCTATTTCTCAACCCAGAAAGACAAGCTACATCCGGCTGTTTCGGGCTACATGGTGCAGACATTCATGCCCGAACTGGACAAACGATTGACGGCACAAGGATTTCCACCGGCTCCCTACGTCAACAATTTTTCGGATACGCCCGAGAGCGGCCTGCTGGGTTTCAATGACTCGCCCCGCTATTCGACCGGCTACGCAGCGCTGTTCAATTGTTTAGGCTTTACGCTGGAAACCCATATGTGGAAGGCATATCCGGACCGCGTCAAGGCATCGTATGTATTCGATGAAGCGGTACTCCGGCTGTGTGAGCAGGACGCCCAAACGATTCTGGCGAACAAGCAACAGGCTGATAAGGCCGTTCGGGAGCAGACAACGTTCCCGCTCAGCTATAAACTGGACCGGACAAAAACAGATTCGATCACGTTTCTGGGCTATGCAGCTGCCTACAAACCCAGCGAGGTGTCGGGTCTGAAACGACTCTATTACGACAGAGCGAAACCCTTCACGAAGCGTATTCCGTATCTGAATACGTTTGTGGTCGATGCGCAGGTTGATAAGCCTGGTGCTTACGTAATTCCGCAGGCGTGGGCCGAAGTGATTGCGCACCTTAAACGAAATGGGGTGCAACTTCAGGGATTGACCAACGATACTACGATGGCGGTCTCGGCCTATTACGTGACGGACTTCAAGAGTGCGCAGCGACCTTTTGAAGGGCATTATGTTCACACGGGGGTGAAGGTGAGGACGGAACCTCAGTCAATTCAGTTTTATAAGGGCGATTATCTGGTTAAAACCAATCAGGCCGCCAATCGCTTCATTGTCGAAACGTTGGAGCCGCAGGGCGTCGATTCGTTCTTTGCCTGGAACTTTTTCGACAGCATCCTCGATCAGAAAGAGTACTTTTCTGATTATATTTTTGAAGATACAGCCGCTGATATTGTGAAGAAAAACCCGGCTCTGCGCAAGCAACTGGATGAGAAACGAGCCGCCGATAAAGCCTTCGCCGAAAATGCCGATGCACAACTGGACTTTATTTATCGACAAACGCCTTATTACGAAAAGACGCACAATCGCTATCCCGTGTATCGCGTAAACTAA